One genomic window of Solanum dulcamara chromosome 10, daSolDulc1.2, whole genome shotgun sequence includes the following:
- the LOC129870077 gene encoding zinc finger CCCH domain-containing protein 13 isoform X3: protein MVERKLYKTKLCMLYQRGRCHRQTCSFAHGNAELRRFSDSGGERRDFRGRDLREKLDREHSPVGRYSSGRGHSPVGRYSSGRGHSPVGRYSSDRGHSPVGRYSADRDARERHASRGHSPTESVERSDRKRRMKHHSDGQSDISGSLNMSDGTGNHVKEKKHLSSNSKDVLQLRQLQSEINMLDDEKRELEIYLEETTCQAESLASKNQELEMELFKEREERKRITSKAKQFIEAYNNHSRLEAELKRSEAQLQNLANKLNSDFIRTGASEEDSAINISDGGMAGNHFSSLDEQQKNTSPTKKRPRIHHEADETSNQASTRAKGNASQRISYPTQPSNEKKDEAEFNWENGYKTVGGEEKSKKGINFSNDMTFTNKPKTSDIAVVLPSTSMAAHAKDEDVEVGEMEEKLEVAGNATRRAGKGVPSGIAEFPFLPPPPPLPRGACLQYKLDDADGRDEETLEVDIV from the exons ATGGTGGAAAGGAAGCTGTACAAAACGAAACTATGCATGCTTTATCAGAGAGGTCGTTGTCATCGTCAGACTTGCTCTTTCGCTCATGGCAATGCCGAGCTCCGTCGCTTCTCAGATTCCGGTGGCG AAAGGCGAGATTTTCGTGGTCGTGACTTGAGAGAGAAGCTTGATAGAGAGCATTCTCCAGTGGGCAGATACTCTTCTGGTAGAGGGCATTCTCCAGTGGGCAGATACTCGTCTGGTAGAGGGCATTCTCCAGTGGGCAGATACTCCTCTGATAGAGGGCATTCTCCTGTGGGCAGATACTCCGCTGATAGAGATGCAAGAGAGAGACATGCATCCCGTG GGCACAGTCCTACTGAGTCTGTTGAGAGGAG TGATAGAAAGCGCAGGATGAAACATCATTCGGATGGTCAAAGTGATATCTCTGGAAGTTTGAACATGTCAGATGGGACAGGAAACCATGTGAAGGAGAAAAAACATTTATCTTCCAATTCCAAAGATGTCCTTCAG CTTAGGCAGTTGCAATCTGAAATCAATATGTTGGATGACGAAAAACGAGAACTGGAG ATATACCTTGAAGAGACAACTTGTCAGGCAGAGAGTCTAGCTTCAAAAAATCAGGAACTAGAGATGGAACTTTTCAAGGAAAGGGAGGAACGTAAAAG GATAACTTCGAAGGCTAAGCAGTTTATTGAAGCATATAATAATCACTCACGGTTAGAAGCTGAACTGAAGAg GTCAGAAGCTCAGCTTCAAAACCTCGCTAATAAACTCAACTCAGATTTCATCAGAACTGGTGCAAGTGAAGAGGATTCTGCCATCAACATTAGTGATGGAGGGATGGCTGGTAATCATTTTAGCTCATTGGATGAGCAGCAGAAGAATACTTCACCTACCAAGAAAAGGCCGAGAATTCATCATGAAGCTGATGAAACCTCAAATCAAG CTTCAACAAGAGCAAAAGGAAATGCTTCACAGAGGATTTCTTATCCTACTCAGCCGAGTAATGAGAAGAAAGACGAGGCAGAGTTCAATTGGGAGAATGGGTATAAGACCGTAGGGGGTGAAGAGAAGTCTAAGAAGGGGATAAACTTTTCCAATGACATGACTTTCACTAACAAG CCCAAAACTTCTGATATTGCCGTTGTTTTGCCATCAACCAGCATGGCCGCTCATGCAAAGGATGAAGATGtcgaagttggtgagatggagGAAAAGCTTGAAGTAGCTGGGAATGCTACAAGAAGAGCTGGGAAGGGAGTTCCTTCTGGTATCGCAGAGTTTCCTTTTCTTccacctcctcctcctcttcctcgaGGTGCTTGTTTGCAG TATAAGCTTGATGATGCAGATGGACGTGATGAAGAGACATTGGAGGTGGATATTGTTTAG
- the LOC129870077 gene encoding zinc finger CCCH domain-containing protein 13 isoform X1, producing the protein MVERKLYKTKLCMLYQRGRCHRQTCSFAHGNAELRRFSDSGGERRDFRGRDLREKLDREHSPVGRYSSGRGHSPVGRYSSGRGHSPVGRYSSDRGHSPVGRYSADRDARERHASRGHSPTESVERSDRKRRMKHHSDGQSDISGSLNMSDGTGNHVKEKKHLSSNSKDVLQLRQLQSEINMLDDEKRELEIYLEETTCQAESLASKNQELEMELFKEREERKRITSKAKQFIEAYNNHSRLEAELKRSEAQLQNLANKLNSDFIRTGASEEDSAINISDGGMAGNHFSSLDEQQKNTSPTKKRPRIHHEADETSNQASTRAKGNASQRISYPTQPSNEKKDEAEFNWENGYKTVGGEEKSKKGINFSNDMTFTNKLQQMDNGRANCPQSFEPSATGLPGILGYQIIGPKTSDIAVVLPSTSMAAHAKDEDVEVGEMEEKLEVAGNATRRAGKGVPSGIAEFPFLPPPPPLPRGACLQYKLDDADGRDEETLEVDIV; encoded by the exons ATGGTGGAAAGGAAGCTGTACAAAACGAAACTATGCATGCTTTATCAGAGAGGTCGTTGTCATCGTCAGACTTGCTCTTTCGCTCATGGCAATGCCGAGCTCCGTCGCTTCTCAGATTCCGGTGGCG AAAGGCGAGATTTTCGTGGTCGTGACTTGAGAGAGAAGCTTGATAGAGAGCATTCTCCAGTGGGCAGATACTCTTCTGGTAGAGGGCATTCTCCAGTGGGCAGATACTCGTCTGGTAGAGGGCATTCTCCAGTGGGCAGATACTCCTCTGATAGAGGGCATTCTCCTGTGGGCAGATACTCCGCTGATAGAGATGCAAGAGAGAGACATGCATCCCGTG GGCACAGTCCTACTGAGTCTGTTGAGAGGAG TGATAGAAAGCGCAGGATGAAACATCATTCGGATGGTCAAAGTGATATCTCTGGAAGTTTGAACATGTCAGATGGGACAGGAAACCATGTGAAGGAGAAAAAACATTTATCTTCCAATTCCAAAGATGTCCTTCAG CTTAGGCAGTTGCAATCTGAAATCAATATGTTGGATGACGAAAAACGAGAACTGGAG ATATACCTTGAAGAGACAACTTGTCAGGCAGAGAGTCTAGCTTCAAAAAATCAGGAACTAGAGATGGAACTTTTCAAGGAAAGGGAGGAACGTAAAAG GATAACTTCGAAGGCTAAGCAGTTTATTGAAGCATATAATAATCACTCACGGTTAGAAGCTGAACTGAAGAg GTCAGAAGCTCAGCTTCAAAACCTCGCTAATAAACTCAACTCAGATTTCATCAGAACTGGTGCAAGTGAAGAGGATTCTGCCATCAACATTAGTGATGGAGGGATGGCTGGTAATCATTTTAGCTCATTGGATGAGCAGCAGAAGAATACTTCACCTACCAAGAAAAGGCCGAGAATTCATCATGAAGCTGATGAAACCTCAAATCAAG CTTCAACAAGAGCAAAAGGAAATGCTTCACAGAGGATTTCTTATCCTACTCAGCCGAGTAATGAGAAGAAAGACGAGGCAGAGTTCAATTGGGAGAATGGGTATAAGACCGTAGGGGGTGAAGAGAAGTCTAAGAAGGGGATAAACTTTTCCAATGACATGACTTTCACTAACAAG CTTCAACAAATGGATAATGGTCGGGCCAATTGTCCACAGAGTTTCGAACCGTCCGCCACTGGTCTTCCAGGGATTCTCGGTTATCAAATAATTGGA CCCAAAACTTCTGATATTGCCGTTGTTTTGCCATCAACCAGCATGGCCGCTCATGCAAAGGATGAAGATGtcgaagttggtgagatggagGAAAAGCTTGAAGTAGCTGGGAATGCTACAAGAAGAGCTGGGAAGGGAGTTCCTTCTGGTATCGCAGAGTTTCCTTTTCTTccacctcctcctcctcttcctcgaGGTGCTTGTTTGCAG TATAAGCTTGATGATGCAGATGGACGTGATGAAGAGACATTGGAGGTGGATATTGTTTAG
- the LOC129870077 gene encoding zinc finger CCCH domain-containing protein 13 isoform X2 translates to MVERKLYKTKLCMLYQRGRCHRQTCSFAHGNAELRRFSDSGGERRDFRGRDLREKLDREHSPVGRYSSGRGHSPVGRYSSGRGHSPVGRYSSDRGHSPVGRYSADRDARERHASRHSPTESVERSDRKRRMKHHSDGQSDISGSLNMSDGTGNHVKEKKHLSSNSKDVLQLRQLQSEINMLDDEKRELEIYLEETTCQAESLASKNQELEMELFKEREERKRITSKAKQFIEAYNNHSRLEAELKRSEAQLQNLANKLNSDFIRTGASEEDSAINISDGGMAGNHFSSLDEQQKNTSPTKKRPRIHHEADETSNQASTRAKGNASQRISYPTQPSNEKKDEAEFNWENGYKTVGGEEKSKKGINFSNDMTFTNKLQQMDNGRANCPQSFEPSATGLPGILGYQIIGPKTSDIAVVLPSTSMAAHAKDEDVEVGEMEEKLEVAGNATRRAGKGVPSGIAEFPFLPPPPPLPRGACLQYKLDDADGRDEETLEVDIV, encoded by the exons ATGGTGGAAAGGAAGCTGTACAAAACGAAACTATGCATGCTTTATCAGAGAGGTCGTTGTCATCGTCAGACTTGCTCTTTCGCTCATGGCAATGCCGAGCTCCGTCGCTTCTCAGATTCCGGTGGCG AAAGGCGAGATTTTCGTGGTCGTGACTTGAGAGAGAAGCTTGATAGAGAGCATTCTCCAGTGGGCAGATACTCTTCTGGTAGAGGGCATTCTCCAGTGGGCAGATACTCGTCTGGTAGAGGGCATTCTCCAGTGGGCAGATACTCCTCTGATAGAGGGCATTCTCCTGTGGGCAGATACTCCGCTGATAGAGATGCAAGAGAGAGACATGCATCCC GGCACAGTCCTACTGAGTCTGTTGAGAGGAG TGATAGAAAGCGCAGGATGAAACATCATTCGGATGGTCAAAGTGATATCTCTGGAAGTTTGAACATGTCAGATGGGACAGGAAACCATGTGAAGGAGAAAAAACATTTATCTTCCAATTCCAAAGATGTCCTTCAG CTTAGGCAGTTGCAATCTGAAATCAATATGTTGGATGACGAAAAACGAGAACTGGAG ATATACCTTGAAGAGACAACTTGTCAGGCAGAGAGTCTAGCTTCAAAAAATCAGGAACTAGAGATGGAACTTTTCAAGGAAAGGGAGGAACGTAAAAG GATAACTTCGAAGGCTAAGCAGTTTATTGAAGCATATAATAATCACTCACGGTTAGAAGCTGAACTGAAGAg GTCAGAAGCTCAGCTTCAAAACCTCGCTAATAAACTCAACTCAGATTTCATCAGAACTGGTGCAAGTGAAGAGGATTCTGCCATCAACATTAGTGATGGAGGGATGGCTGGTAATCATTTTAGCTCATTGGATGAGCAGCAGAAGAATACTTCACCTACCAAGAAAAGGCCGAGAATTCATCATGAAGCTGATGAAACCTCAAATCAAG CTTCAACAAGAGCAAAAGGAAATGCTTCACAGAGGATTTCTTATCCTACTCAGCCGAGTAATGAGAAGAAAGACGAGGCAGAGTTCAATTGGGAGAATGGGTATAAGACCGTAGGGGGTGAAGAGAAGTCTAAGAAGGGGATAAACTTTTCCAATGACATGACTTTCACTAACAAG CTTCAACAAATGGATAATGGTCGGGCCAATTGTCCACAGAGTTTCGAACCGTCCGCCACTGGTCTTCCAGGGATTCTCGGTTATCAAATAATTGGA CCCAAAACTTCTGATATTGCCGTTGTTTTGCCATCAACCAGCATGGCCGCTCATGCAAAGGATGAAGATGtcgaagttggtgagatggagGAAAAGCTTGAAGTAGCTGGGAATGCTACAAGAAGAGCTGGGAAGGGAGTTCCTTCTGGTATCGCAGAGTTTCCTTTTCTTccacctcctcctcctcttcctcgaGGTGCTTGTTTGCAG TATAAGCTTGATGATGCAGATGGACGTGATGAAGAGACATTGGAGGTGGATATTGTTTAG
- the LOC129870432 gene encoding peroxisome biogenesis protein 22-like produces MADSSQDDFLQLVKRIGAFLTLRISSLSQTLDLRSAGAIAGLALAIVFTWRIFRSPSGPQRSHPKRQAVTPGSSGVSSHFSENIPTSEVSLPSEDSNTQNVIDEFFQPVKPTLGQIIRQRLSEGRKVTCRLLGVILEETSPEELQKQATVRSSVLEVLLEITKFCDLYLMERVLDDESEKKVLLALEDAGVFTSGGMVKDKVLFCSIENGRTSFVRQLEPDWHIDTNAEIVFQLARFIKYELHITPTKSERTAMNVFSSTSLEQFFGTV; encoded by the exons ATGGCTGATTCCTCCCAGGACGATTTCCTCCAGCTCGTCAAACGAATTGGGGCATTTCTTACCCTCAGGATTTCTAGTCTCTCCCAAACACTG GATTTAAGATCTGCAGGAGCTATAGCCGGTCTTGCATTGGCAATAGTATTTACCTGGAGAATATTTAGATCACCTAGTGGACCGCAGAGGAGTCATCCTAAGCGACAAGCTGTTACTCCTGGTAGTTCTGGTGTAAGCAGTCATTTTAGTGAAAATATACCAACTTCAGAAGTTAGCCTCCCTTCAGAGGATTCAAATACACAAAATGTCATTGATGAGTTCTTTCAGCCCGTAAAG CCAACTCTCGGGCAAATAATTAGGCAAAGACTGAGTGAGGGGAGGAAG GTAACATGTCGGTTGCTTGGCGTGATCCTTGAGGAAACGAGCCCAGAGGAACTACAG AAACAAGCTACTGTCCGGTCTTCCGTGCTTGAAGTGTTGCTCGAAATCACCAAATTTTGTGACCTTTATCTCATGGAGAGAGTACTTGATGATGAAAGTGAA AAAAAGGTCCTACTGGCTTTAGAAGATGCTGGAGTGTTTACATCTGGTGGCATGGTCAAAGACAAG GTTCTCTTTTGTAGCATTGAGAATGGGCGAACATCATTTGTCCGACAACTGGAACCTGATTGGCACATTGATACAAATGCGGAAATCGTTTTCCAATTAGCG AGGTTTATCAAATATGAGCTACACATTACGCCTACCAAATCAGAAAGAACAGCTATGAATGTCTTCAGCTCAACGTCTTTGGAGCAGTTTTTTGGAACTGTTTAG
- the LOC129871711 gene encoding zinc finger protein CONSTANS-LIKE 12-like produces the protein MANNDSSFHTPSSSLCVNEGSMVASKLNELASRLKFEQWAISTPTIPSNPTYLTSYNIDQKPFFSEESSITKQNCSTVKYLGVHGGQDLAKGVDLEELSSDISYRIFSSLQQSHHSEDRGMDCLVLEKKLSVTGSNSHVETALEASSGQHECIGFQSSQEAAGASATTNFMLMNPSCNKNIGLVFPPASVHSRSLSISNITGESSAGTGYQDCRLSPLFLTDESSQVWRTEVSLQQARNEAKMRYNVKKKTRTFNKQIRYASRKARANTRRRVKGRFVKAGDAYDYDPVATRI, from the exons ATGGCTAATAATGATAGCAGCTTTCATACTCCTAGTAGCTCATTGTGTGTTAATGAAGGCTCAATGGTGGCTAGCAAGCTCAATGAGTTAGCTTCTCGTTTGAAGTTTGAACAATGGGCTATTTCAACTCCAACAATTCCTTCAAATCCAACATATTTGACAAGTTACAACATAGATCAAAAACCTTTCTTCTCAGAGGAATCTAGCATCACTAAG CAAAATTGTAGCACTGTTAAATATCTTGGAGTTCATGGAGGCCAGGATCTCGCGAAAGGTGTTGATTTGGAAGAATTGAGTTCCGATATTAGCTACAGGATTTTCAGCAGTTTACAACAAAGTCATCATAGTGAAGACAGGGGAATGGATTGCCTAGTCTTGGAGAAAAAATTATCTGTCACTGGTTCTAATAGTCATGTTGAAACTGCTCTTGAG GCATCATCTGGACAGCATGAGTGCATTGGATTTCAGTCTTCACAAGAGGCTGCAGGTGCCAGTGCCACTACTAATTTCATGCTTATGAATCCAAGTTGTAACAAAAATATCGGCTTAGTATTTCCACCAGCATCAGTTCATTCAAGGTCATTGTCAATCTCCAACATCACTGGAGAAAGCAGTGCAGGAACCGGCTATCAAGATTGCAGATTGTCACCACTCTTTTTGACCGACGAATCATCACAGGTTTGGAGAACGGAAGTTAGTCTTCAACAGGCACGGAATGAAGCTAAGATGCGATATAATGTGAAAAAGAAAACTAGAAC GTTCAATAAGCAAATAAGATATGCTTCGCGTAAGGCCAGGGCAAATACCAGAAGACGAGTTAAAGGCAGATTTGTTAAGGCTGGGGATGCTTATGATTATGATCCAGTAGCAACAAGGATATGA